From a region of the Mucilaginibacter auburnensis genome:
- a CDS encoding acyltransferase family protein — translation MKERFEVLDIFRGIFSSLVVFFHMSTFSDTPVINNRFILNCDLFVDFFFVLSGFVIAYSYQSVSTGEELNRFYKKRFFRLYPLHFIVLMAFVAIEVLKHFAAPYVQVNNLNNPANNVTTFLSNLFLLNSVKLPGVNDVSWNIASWSISAEMIAYLVFGITILQIGRGRLGQYRVWIFAGVAIASATVMHFFTGTFGLLYTFNYGFLRGITGFFTGVLCFTTFNVNKTEIRNKGNGLFSFLEILMLATTITLVCYGETFKTYGFVYLAAFFVTILVFAFEKGWLSTQLKKSKFLHTTGRYSYSIYMIHTLILSLFNVVFFRVLKLPPSAYAYMFIVNYAIIWVASAWTFKHIEMRFNVSGKKEPGKKGWWVW, via the coding sequence ATGAAAGAAAGATTTGAAGTACTCGATATTTTCAGGGGCATTTTTTCCAGCCTTGTGGTGTTTTTCCATATGAGTACTTTTTCCGATACGCCTGTTATTAATAACCGGTTTATTTTAAACTGCGATCTTTTTGTTGACTTTTTCTTTGTACTAAGCGGTTTTGTAATAGCGTATAGTTATCAATCTGTTTCAACGGGAGAAGAGCTGAACAGGTTTTATAAAAAGCGTTTTTTTAGGTTATACCCCTTACACTTTATCGTATTGATGGCATTTGTTGCTATTGAGGTGCTCAAACATTTTGCAGCACCTTACGTACAGGTTAATAATTTAAATAACCCGGCCAATAACGTTACTACTTTTCTAAGTAACCTGTTTTTATTGAACTCAGTTAAACTGCCCGGCGTAAATGATGTAAGCTGGAATATTGCAAGTTGGTCTATAAGCGCTGAAATGATAGCTTATCTTGTTTTTGGAATTACCATTTTGCAGATTGGCAGAGGAAGGCTGGGGCAATACAGAGTTTGGATATTTGCGGGCGTAGCAATTGCAAGCGCAACTGTTATGCATTTCTTTACCGGTACCTTTGGTTTGCTATACACATTTAATTATGGCTTTTTACGAGGCATAACCGGCTTCTTTACAGGGGTTCTGTGCTTTACCACATTCAATGTCAATAAAACTGAAATCCGTAATAAAGGTAACGGCTTATTCAGCTTTTTAGAGATTTTAATGCTGGCAACAACCATCACGCTTGTTTGCTACGGCGAAACTTTCAAGACCTACGGTTTTGTATATCTGGCTGCCTTCTTCGTTACCATATTGGTATTTGCTTTTGAGAAAGGATGGTTATCAACTCAGCTAAAAAAATCAAAGTTCTTACATACAACAGGCCGGTATTCCTACTCAATATACATGATCCATACACTTATTTTGAGTTTGTTCAACGTGGTGTTTTTTCGTGTGCTAAAGTTGCCGCCATCGGCATATGCTTATATGTTTATTGTAAATTATGCTATTATTTGGGTAGCATCCGCCTGGACCTTCAAGCACATTGAAATGCGATTTAATGTGTCTGGGAAAAAAGAGCCTGGCAAAAAAGGTTGGTGGGTTTGGTAG
- a CDS encoding helix-turn-helix domain-containing protein, producing MKITIGLSVILYLAAISLGLFFSLLLFFSHKNKTANRILGALTLAITGWIIDAFFRASDIYGQRPDLYFLPIYYSFSFGPLIYFYVQAITNKKFSLTKKNLLHFIPVFIQALFYWVVTFKSYNGKYIVWENIHRPYTYRVEYDGTWLSLVIYLSLSILYLKKYRLWLNDNYSNLSKKMLNWLKTALLILVTVCVTWFFEAYLRDFENTYYRYDFSTNLLCLVIYCIGIVGMQQSSTNITFEPSPSKVEVTSALLIDQAIMEKINFVMVNDKLYLNADLTLADLALYLKLPTKTVSTTINIAFGKSFNSYVNSFRIEEVKQRFKTADLEKFTLLAIAYESGFNSKATFNRTFKEQTGKSPSDFIGN from the coding sequence ATGAAAATAACCATTGGATTGTCAGTCATCCTTTACTTAGCTGCAATAAGTTTAGGGTTGTTTTTTTCATTACTCCTATTCTTTTCTCATAAAAACAAAACTGCAAACCGCATATTAGGTGCGCTTACCTTAGCCATAACCGGGTGGATTATTGATGCGTTTTTCAGAGCATCTGACATTTATGGCCAACGGCCTGATCTCTATTTTCTCCCAATTTATTACTCCTTTAGCTTCGGCCCACTTATTTACTTTTATGTTCAGGCTATCACCAACAAAAAATTCAGCTTAACCAAAAAAAATCTACTTCACTTTATTCCGGTATTTATACAAGCGTTATTTTATTGGGTAGTAACCTTTAAAAGCTACAACGGAAAATATATAGTATGGGAGAATATTCATAGGCCTTACACCTATCGCGTTGAATATGATGGCACCTGGCTTTCATTAGTTATTTACCTTTCACTTTCAATTCTTTACCTTAAAAAATATCGTTTATGGCTGAATGATAATTATTCAAACCTTTCAAAAAAAATGCTTAACTGGTTAAAAACTGCTTTGCTCATTTTGGTAACGGTTTGTGTAACATGGTTTTTTGAGGCCTATCTGCGCGACTTTGAAAACACCTATTACAGGTATGATTTTTCAACTAATTTGCTGTGTCTGGTAATTTATTGTATAGGCATAGTTGGCATGCAGCAGTCATCTACTAATATAACTTTTGAACCCTCGCCTTCAAAAGTTGAAGTCACTTCTGCGCTGTTGATAGATCAAGCAATAATGGAAAAGATCAATTTCGTAATGGTAAATGATAAATTATATCTCAACGCGGACCTTACACTTGCCGACCTTGCACTATATTTAAAATTACCAACCAAAACGGTATCAACTACCATCAATATAGCGTTTGGAAAATCATTTAACAGCTACGTAAATAGTTTCCGGATTGAAGAAGTTAAGCAAAGATTTAAAACGGCCGATCTGGAAAAATTTACGCTGCTTGCTATAGCTTACGAATCGGGCTTTAACTCAAAGGCTACCTTTAACCGTACTTTTAAAGAGCAAACGGGTAAATCTCCTTCCGATTTTATCGGTAATTAA
- a CDS encoding XdhC family protein, with protein sequence MKELQDIVTAFDKATAQDKQTALATVVHVEGSSYRHAGARMLIAEDGELTGAISGGCLEGDALRKARLAMAEHKPMLVTYDTTDEDDAKFGVGLGCNGIIHILIEPVSNKNANNPVALFKLFLTRRRPVVLATLFSLKDKKKEQPGTCLLLSDDELIESEFPDELIKNAVLNDARFVLKNGNSVTKAYLYEDEYTCFVELVQPAVSLVIFGAGNDAIPLTNFAAVLGWQVTVVDGRANYAVANRFPAAKQVITSKPDQALQQLTLDERTAVVLMTHNFNYDMAMLKQLLPLKLTYVGCLGPKKRLTRMLNDLQEEGTAITNDQLQTVYGPAGLDIGSENADEIALSIIAEIQSVLKKSKPMYLRNKQFIHDRAVQIIQQSL encoded by the coding sequence ATGAAAGAACTGCAGGACATAGTAACCGCATTTGATAAAGCCACAGCACAGGATAAACAAACTGCCCTGGCCACGGTGGTTCATGTTGAAGGGTCATCCTACCGCCATGCAGGCGCACGTATGCTTATTGCCGAAGATGGAGAGCTAACTGGCGCCATAAGTGGCGGTTGCCTGGAAGGCGATGCACTCCGTAAAGCACGGTTAGCTATGGCAGAGCATAAACCAATGCTGGTGACTTATGACACCACAGATGAGGATGATGCAAAATTTGGCGTTGGTTTAGGCTGCAACGGCATCATTCATATTCTGATAGAGCCTGTTTCAAATAAAAATGCTAATAACCCTGTTGCTTTATTCAAGTTATTTTTAACGCGTCGCCGTCCGGTAGTTTTGGCAACCTTATTCTCTTTAAAAGATAAAAAGAAAGAACAGCCGGGTACTTGCTTATTATTATCTGACGATGAGTTGATTGAAAGTGAGTTTCCTGATGAGCTTATCAAAAACGCAGTTTTGAACGATGCCCGGTTTGTACTAAAAAACGGCAACTCTGTTACAAAGGCTTATTTATATGAAGATGAATACACCTGCTTTGTTGAATTGGTGCAACCCGCTGTTTCGCTGGTTATATTTGGTGCGGGCAACGATGCAATACCGCTTACTAATTTTGCAGCAGTTTTAGGTTGGCAGGTAACTGTAGTTGATGGAAGGGCTAACTATGCCGTGGCTAACAGGTTTCCGGCTGCCAAACAGGTTATTACATCCAAACCGGATCAAGCCCTTCAACAATTAACCTTAGATGAAAGAACAGCGGTTGTTTTAATGACTCATAATTTCAACTACGATATGGCAATGCTTAAGCAGTTGCTACCTTTAAAATTAACTTATGTAGGTTGTTTAGGCCCCAAAAAGAGATTAACGCGTATGTTAAACGACTTGCAGGAAGAAGGAACAGCAATTACAAATGACCAACTGCAAACAGTTTACGGCCCTGCAGGACTGGACATAGGCTCGGAAAATGCTGATGAAATTGCACTTTCCATCATAGCGGAAATACAATCGGTATTGAAAAAAAGCAAGCCCATGTACTTGCGAAACAAGCAGTTTATTCACGACCGTGCTGTGCAAATTATTCAGCAAAGCCTATGA
- a CDS encoding beta-1,6-N-acetylglucosaminyltransferase has product MKLAHLILAHSQPEQLERLLGKLQHNDADIYIHLDKKTDITAFQHLAKIRNVYFIKNRVKVYWGSYNIVKATLNSFYEIISLKKNYDYLNLLSGQDYPLKPQQELHDLLAAHPGQAFMNYLLFDTEWLEAMPRVQSYHFNNFRLPGRYILQEMVNRLFGPRKMPDNMIPVGRSQWFTVSWECIIFICDHWRNTPKLRNFIKLTWGPDEFIFQTILYNSRYRDVMKNNDLRYIDWSGGGVSPKTLSIDDAEALKTSGQYFARKFDINKDKAILDMIDSEML; this is encoded by the coding sequence ATGAAATTGGCGCATTTGATACTTGCCCATAGTCAGCCTGAGCAGTTGGAACGTTTGCTTGGTAAGCTTCAGCATAACGATGCTGATATTTACATTCACCTGGATAAAAAAACAGATATAACTGCATTTCAGCATCTTGCTAAAATCAGGAATGTATATTTTATAAAGAACCGTGTAAAAGTTTATTGGGGTAGCTACAACATTGTGAAAGCCACGCTCAATAGTTTTTATGAGATCATATCACTTAAAAAAAACTACGACTACCTTAATTTATTGAGTGGTCAGGATTACCCTTTAAAGCCACAACAAGAATTACATGACCTTTTAGCCGCTCACCCTGGGCAAGCGTTCATGAATTATTTGTTATTTGATACGGAATGGCTGGAGGCTATGCCGCGTGTACAATCCTATCATTTTAATAATTTCAGATTGCCCGGCAGGTATATTTTACAGGAGATGGTGAACAGACTTTTCGGGCCGCGTAAAATGCCTGATAACATGATACCTGTTGGCCGGTCGCAATGGTTTACCGTATCGTGGGAATGCATAATTTTTATCTGCGATCACTGGCGCAATACGCCGAAACTTCGAAATTTTATTAAGCTAACGTGGGGACCCGACGAGTTTATTTTTCAAACTATACTCTACAACTCGCGCTACCGTGATGTGATGAAAAATAACGATCTAAGGTATATTGACTGGTCTGGTGGGGGTGTAAGCCCAAAAACACTTTCCATTGATGACGCGGAGGCGCTTAAAACATCGGGGCAGTACTTCGCCCGAAAATTTGATATTAACAAGGACAAAGCTATACTTGATATGATAGATAGCGAAATGCTTTAA
- the mdh gene encoding malate dehydrogenase has translation MKITVVGAGAVGATCADNIARKELAEELILLDIKEGFAEGKAIDMMQTAALLEFDTKIKGVTNDYAATADSEVVVITSGLPRKPGMTREELIGTNAGIVKSVTENILKYSPNTIIIVVSNPMDTMNYLTLKTSGLPKNRIIGMGGALDSARFKYYLSQELGCSPADLNAVVIGGHGDTTMIPLINHAYWNSVPVTKFLSKEQQEKVVAATMVGGATLTKLIGTSAWYAPGAGTAFMVESIVRDQKKLISCGVALDGEYGQSDISLVVPVVLGKNGWEKIVDYSLTADEQAAFNKSADAVRAMNQVLVDSNLI, from the coding sequence ATGAAAATAACCGTTGTGGGTGCCGGTGCAGTAGGCGCTACTTGCGCAGATAACATTGCAAGGAAAGAACTGGCTGAAGAACTTATTTTGTTAGATATCAAAGAAGGCTTTGCAGAGGGTAAAGCAATTGATATGATGCAAACTGCAGCTCTTTTGGAGTTTGATACAAAAATTAAAGGTGTTACCAATGATTATGCCGCTACTGCAGATTCAGAAGTAGTTGTAATTACCTCTGGGCTGCCGCGTAAGCCAGGTATGACCCGCGAAGAATTAATTGGTACAAACGCCGGTATTGTTAAAAGCGTTACCGAGAACATTCTGAAATATTCTCCGAACACCATTATCATAGTAGTATCAAATCCTATGGATACTATGAACTACCTTACACTAAAAACATCGGGCTTGCCTAAAAACCGTATTATAGGTATGGGTGGTGCTTTAGACTCTGCAAGGTTTAAATACTACCTGAGCCAGGAACTGGGCTGCTCTCCTGCCGACCTTAACGCTGTTGTTATTGGCGGTCATGGTGATACTACCATGATACCTTTGATCAACCACGCCTACTGGAACAGTGTACCTGTTACTAAATTCTTAAGTAAAGAGCAACAGGAAAAAGTTGTAGCTGCTACCATGGTTGGCGGTGCTACTTTAACTAAATTGATCGGCACTTCTGCATGGTATGCGCCAGGTGCGGGTACAGCTTTTATGGTTGAATCGATTGTTCGTGACCAAAAGAAACTCATCTCTTGTGGTGTTGCTTTGGATGGTGAGTATGGCCAGTCTGACATTTCATTAGTTGTTCCTGTTGTTTTAGGTAAAAACGGATGGGAGAAAATTGTTGATTACAGTTTGACTGCTGATGAGCAAGCCGCCTTCAACAAAAGCGCTGATGCCGTTCGTGCAATGAACCAGGTATTAGTTGATAGTAACCTGATCTAA
- a CDS encoding nucleotidyltransferase family protein has protein sequence MTGIIILAAGASSRMGSAKQNLLYRGQTLLQAAISKALQCDCEIVSVVLGANAAEIVPTLIGLPIKTFFNERWKDGMGSSIAYGVKELLIIHPNLDSVLFLLTDQPFISADHINKLIEHRQQGQIVTSAYNNTLGPPILFDKVYFSELMEIKGSEGAKKLINKYLNKVLPYPFEAGAFDVDTPEDYERLAGKY, from the coding sequence ATGACCGGCATCATCATTTTAGCTGCTGGCGCGTCAAGCCGCATGGGCAGCGCCAAACAAAATTTGCTTTACAGAGGCCAAACATTACTTCAGGCAGCAATAAGCAAAGCATTACAATGTGATTGCGAAATTGTGTCAGTGGTGCTGGGTGCTAATGCGGCTGAAATTGTTCCAACATTGATTGGTTTGCCGATAAAAACATTTTTTAACGAGCGTTGGAAAGACGGCATGGGTAGCAGTATAGCCTATGGAGTAAAAGAACTGCTAATCATACATCCCAACCTCGACAGTGTTCTTTTTTTGCTAACTGATCAGCCTTTTATAAGCGCAGACCATATTAACAAGCTGATTGAGCATCGCCAACAAGGCCAGATAGTGACCAGCGCATACAATAACACCCTGGGACCGCCTATATTATTTGATAAGGTGTACTTCAGCGAACTTATGGAGATAAAAGGCAGTGAAGGTGCTAAAAAATTGATAAATAAATATCTAAATAAGGTTTTGCCCTACCCTTTTGAAGCAGGCGCTTTTGATGTTGACACGCCGGAAGATTATGAACGCTTGGCCGGTAAATACTAA
- a CDS encoding YceI family protein: MKKITYTLLLFFITLSSVLAQKKLPVDLKKSIINWIGHAEIGSYAPAGTLKLKTGFVTLRGNKITSANITVDMGSLKQDNEDMMTHLKDKEFFDVKTYPQSRVIIKSIIHGQALGTLTIKNKTGTVSFPVSISKENNDYVVTGTAIIDRTKYGIVYNSNSFFAGLGDKAIRNTFDIAFTLFVSAKSIETNQRE, encoded by the coding sequence ATGAAAAAAATCACTTACACGTTGCTTTTGTTCTTTATAACATTAAGTTCTGTATTGGCTCAAAAGAAATTACCGGTAGATTTAAAAAAGAGCATAATTAATTGGATAGGCCATGCAGAAATTGGAAGCTACGCGCCTGCGGGTACACTAAAATTAAAAACAGGCTTTGTAACACTTAGGGGCAACAAAATAACAAGTGCTAATATAACAGTTGATATGGGTAGCCTTAAGCAAGACAATGAAGACATGATGACACACCTAAAGGATAAAGAGTTTTTTGATGTAAAAACATATCCGCAAAGCAGAGTGATTATCAAATCAATAATTCATGGCCAGGCGCTGGGCACATTGACCATTAAAAACAAAACAGGCACGGTAAGCTTTCCGGTTAGTATCTCTAAAGAAAATAATGATTATGTTGTAACGGGAACCGCAATTATTGACCGTACCAAGTATGGCATTGTTTATAATTCAAACAGCTTCTTTGCGGGTTTAGGAGACAAAGCTATACGAAACACTTTTGATATTGCTTTTACTTTATTTGTTTCAGCCAAAAGTATTGAGACTAATCAACGGGAATAA
- a CDS encoding glutamine synthetase beta-grasp domain-containing protein → MATKLEYIWLDGYKPTQSLRSKTKIVKSFSGKVEDLDNWSFDGSSTEQAPGGSSDCILKPVFTCPDPGRKDAYLVMCEVLDSKGQPHESNGRAHIEDDDNDFWFGFEQEYFLWDPSTNKPLGFPANGYPAPQGPYYCSVGANNAYGREIVEEHLDVCLEAGLNVEGINAEVAAGQWEFQIFAKGAKEAGDQIWVARYLLERIGEKYGVSINWHCKPLGQLDWNGSGMHANFSNTLLRTANSEEKFKAVCEAFRPAVADCIAVYGADNDQRLTGKHETASIHDFSYGVSDRGASIRIPLYAVDHNWSGYLEDRRPNSAADPYKVAAVIIKTVKSAKI, encoded by the coding sequence ATGGCAACTAAACTCGAGTACATTTGGCTTGATGGCTACAAACCAACTCAAAGCCTGCGTAGTAAAACTAAAATTGTTAAAAGTTTCAGTGGAAAAGTTGAAGATCTGGATAACTGGAGCTTCGATGGTTCATCAACTGAGCAGGCACCAGGTGGTTCTTCAGATTGTATCCTGAAGCCTGTGTTTACTTGTCCTGATCCGGGAAGAAAAGATGCGTACTTAGTAATGTGTGAGGTATTAGATTCAAAAGGTCAGCCTCATGAGTCAAACGGTCGTGCTCATATTGAAGATGATGATAATGATTTCTGGTTTGGTTTTGAGCAGGAGTATTTCCTTTGGGATCCTTCAACCAACAAGCCGCTTGGTTTCCCTGCAAACGGTTACCCGGCGCCACAAGGCCCTTACTATTGTTCAGTTGGCGCTAACAATGCTTACGGTCGTGAAATTGTTGAAGAGCATTTAGACGTATGTTTAGAGGCAGGCTTAAACGTTGAAGGTATTAATGCGGAAGTTGCTGCAGGTCAGTGGGAATTCCAAATTTTTGCTAAAGGCGCTAAAGAAGCAGGTGACCAGATCTGGGTTGCACGTTACTTGTTAGAAAGAATAGGCGAGAAATACGGAGTATCAATTAACTGGCATTGCAAACCACTTGGTCAATTAGACTGGAATGGTTCTGGTATGCACGCGAACTTCTCAAACACTTTATTACGTACAGCAAATAGCGAAGAGAAATTTAAAGCAGTTTGCGAGGCTTTCCGCCCTGCAGTTGCTGATTGTATTGCTGTTTATGGTGCTGATAATGATCAACGCTTAACCGGTAAACACGAAACAGCTTCAATCCACGACTTTAGCTATGGTGTATCTGATCGTGGCGCTTCGATCCGTATCCCTCTTTATGCAGTTGATCACAACTGGAGCGGCTATCTGGAAGATCGTCGTCCAAACTCAGCTGCAGATCCATACAAAGTTGCAGCAGTTATTATCAAAACTGTAAAATCAGCTAAGATATAA
- a CDS encoding HAD-IIA family hydrolase: MQRIDNFKTIVDKYDIIFFDAFGVLKNYKGLVKGIERTFEYLAETSKEYYIVTNDASRSPEQLAASYHLLGLDVISADRIISSGMLTKEYLDLKVQDGIVAYLGTENSAHYIESSGLRVIPVSEINDDNFDEVTALIFLDDEGFDWRNDLNTAVNLLRRRPIPAIVANTDYAYPVSVQNVAVAVGGLAKMMEDIVGKAFIRFGKPDSQMFMFAYDLIRDYRPISKKDIVMVGDTLQTDILGGNKYGLDTVLVLSGNTRPQDAEVRINSTGIVPTYICQSAVIERDMF, encoded by the coding sequence ATGCAGCGTATTGATAACTTCAAAACCATTGTAGATAAGTATGATATAATTTTTTTTGATGCGTTTGGCGTCTTGAAAAACTACAAAGGTTTAGTTAAAGGAATTGAACGGACATTTGAATACCTGGCCGAGACCAGTAAAGAATATTACATTGTTACCAACGACGCCTCCCGTAGTCCGGAACAGTTAGCGGCATCTTATCATTTATTAGGTTTAGACGTAATTAGCGCCGACAGGATCATCTCTTCGGGAATGTTAACCAAAGAATATCTTGATCTAAAGGTTCAAGATGGTATTGTAGCCTATCTCGGTACAGAAAATTCCGCTCACTACATTGAAAGCTCTGGTCTGCGCGTTATACCTGTAAGTGAAATAAACGACGATAATTTTGACGAGGTAACCGCGCTTATTTTTTTGGATGATGAAGGTTTTGACTGGCGTAATGATCTGAACACTGCCGTTAACCTGCTGCGCAGAAGGCCAATCCCTGCTATTGTAGCGAATACCGATTATGCTTACCCGGTATCGGTACAAAACGTAGCCGTGGCTGTAGGCGGTTTAGCTAAAATGATGGAAGATATTGTAGGTAAGGCGTTTATACGTTTTGGTAAGCCTGATTCACAAATGTTTATGTTTGCTTACGACTTGATCCGCGACTACCGCCCGATAAGTAAAAAAGACATTGTAATGGTGGGGGATACCTTACAAACCGACATTTTGGGCGGGAACAAATATGGTTTGGATACGGTGTTGGTTTTATCAGGTAATACCCGCCCTCAGGATGCAGAAGTTAGGATCAACTCTACTGGTATAGTACCAACTTATATATGTCAGTCGGCTGTTATTGAGCGAGACATGTTTTAG
- a CDS encoding gamma-glutamylcyclotransferase family protein — MTDLLFIYGSLMDSQNEFGLYLQRNAVLIDEGFAIGKLYDIGEYPGAILDNEGYQLKGKIYQLNNIETNLRVLDDYEGYGDDQLQPNLFIRRLFEIETQSGHLKCWIYLYNLPVDGLIEITSGNYFAYRQHK; from the coding sequence ATGACAGATCTGCTTTTTATATACGGCTCATTAATGGATAGTCAAAATGAATTCGGACTTTATCTACAGCGTAATGCTGTACTTATTGATGAAGGTTTTGCTATAGGTAAGCTCTACGATATTGGCGAATATCCAGGTGCAATTTTAGATAATGAAGGTTATCAATTGAAAGGTAAAATCTATCAGCTCAATAATATTGAAACAAACCTCCGGGTTTTAGATGATTATGAAGGATATGGCGATGATCAACTGCAACCAAACCTATTCATCAGACGACTTTTTGAAATTGAAACGCAAAGCGGGCATTTAAAGTGCTGGATTTATCTCTACAACTTACCTGTTGATGGACTTATAGAAATAACCTCTGGCAATTATTTTGCTTACAGACAACACAAATAA
- a CDS encoding glutamine synthetase family protein has product MNQQQISAYLKENNIQKIKFAFADIDGVLRGKLIHAKKFLDGLKTGYGFCDVVFGWDSGDVVYDKVELTGWHTGYPDKLCYIDLSTFRTVPWQDNIPFFLADFTGIKGDVFPACPRSLLKKITAQCESMGYHPEFAQEFEWFNFLETPQTISDKKFVDPQPLTPGMFGYSVLRTSENNEFYHDLFDLLMQFNIPVEGLHTETGPGVYEAAILHSHVMEAADRAVLLKTAVKEIAYKHGIMASFMAKWDETLPGCGGHVHQSLWNSDQTQNLFYDNSDVNKMSELHKQYLAGQLYCLPHITAMYAPTVNSYKRLIEGAWAPTTVTWAVENRTTALRVINTSENYTRLETRIPGADTNPYLVMAAALASGLYGIKNKLTLDTPQTIGSGYANPQNLKLPNNLFDAASFMKESAIAKELFGEAFVEHFTQTRIWEWKQFNKAVTNWELKRYFEII; this is encoded by the coding sequence ATGAACCAACAACAAATCTCCGCCTATTTAAAGGAAAATAATATCCAGAAGATAAAATTTGCTTTCGCTGATATTGACGGCGTATTGCGGGGGAAGCTCATTCACGCAAAGAAATTTTTGGATGGCTTAAAAACCGGTTACGGTTTTTGTGATGTTGTTTTTGGATGGGATAGCGGCGATGTTGTTTATGATAAGGTTGAACTAACCGGCTGGCACACCGGCTATCCGGATAAACTATGTTATATAGACCTGTCAACTTTTAGAACTGTACCGTGGCAGGATAATATTCCTTTCTTTTTGGCCGATTTTACGGGAATCAAAGGTGATGTTTTTCCGGCTTGTCCTCGCTCGCTTTTAAAGAAGATAACTGCTCAGTGTGAGTCGATGGGTTACCACCCGGAGTTTGCGCAGGAGTTTGAGTGGTTTAATTTTTTAGAAACACCACAAACCATCAGCGATAAAAAGTTTGTTGACCCGCAACCGCTAACGCCCGGCATGTTCGGTTACTCCGTGTTACGCACCAGCGAAAACAATGAGTTTTACCACGACCTGTTTGATTTACTTATGCAGTTTAACATCCCTGTGGAAGGCTTGCATACTGAGACCGGTCCCGGTGTTTATGAGGCTGCCATTTTACACAGTCATGTTATGGAGGCTGCTGATAGGGCTGTATTACTAAAAACTGCTGTTAAAGAAATTGCCTATAAACATGGTATAATGGCATCGTTTATGGCTAAGTGGGATGAAACACTGCCAGGTTGCGGCGGTCATGTTCACCAAAGCTTGTGGAACTCGGATCAAACTCAAAATCTGTTTTATGATAATAGTGACGTAAATAAAATGAGCGAGTTGCATAAGCAATACCTTGCTGGTCAATTATATTGCCTGCCACATATTACAGCTATGTATGCTCCAACTGTTAACAGCTACAAGCGACTGATTGAAGGCGCGTGGGCACCTACCACTGTTACCTGGGCTGTAGAAAACAGAACTACAGCACTAAGAGTTATCAATACCTCAGAAAACTATACCCGTTTAGAAACCCGAATTCCCGGAGCAGATACTAATCCATATTTAGTAATGGCGGCAGCGTTGGCTTCCGGGTTGTATGGCATCAAAAATAAGCTCACGCTTGATACACCGCAAACCATTGGCAGTGGCTATGCAAACCCGCAGAATTTAAAGTTGCCGAATAATCTTTTTGATGCCGCATCGTTTATGAAAGAGTCAGCAATTGCTAAAGAATTGTTCGGCGAAGCATTTGTTGAGCACTTTACCCAAACCCGTATTTGGGAATGGAAACAATTTAATAAGGCCGTAACTAATTGGGAGTTAAAAAGGTATTTTGAGATAATTTAA